One Rhizoctonia solani chromosome 2, complete sequence DNA segment encodes these proteins:
- a CDS encoding alpha-amylase — MLYRLASLAAAATAVVAAPASIHSRAPSGSKSVIIQMFEWSWDSIAAECTNFIGPAGYGFVQVSPPAEHIAGSQWWTDYQPVSYTLTSKRGNRSQFRIWSANASAGVGVIADTIFNHMAGIDGGTGVAGSSFTHYNYPGIYQTQDFHHCGLEPGDDIVNYNNRLEVQTCELVNLADLATDTESYAVDLQPTLMTSYPWGWSGFGSMLLSVDIPSGDISNILGRLTSKPYITQEVIFGSGEPILPSEYTGNGDVQEFRYTSAIQSAFQSGGISSLNGLESRGWIASGGANVFVANHDTERNGASLTYKSGSTYTLAHVFMLAYPYGTPTVLSSYTFSDNDAGSPSNGAGSCSGSGGANGWQCQHRWNAIAGMVKWRNGVTGSVNNWVSGTNQQIAFGRGSSGFVVINNADSAWTRTFTTPLAANSYCDVISGTASSGKCTGASYTVSGGTFTATVPARSAIALFTGAIGTGSGGGGGGGGSGTVNFRVYAETTLGDNIFLVGSISQLDRNVFGFVPYMGRSVTIPAGTAFSYKYIRKTASGSVVWESDPNRSATAPSSVPPSAGIEKWNHGYPRDLCIATLPLSKPPRGFVVDTTQTIAQDPPDLVEQSFILERIIKDKSSLFFTGSAGTGKSVLLREVIRQFRETARDPAGIQVTASTGVAALNIGGTTLHSFAGIRPGYGQLPIRDLLAKIKFARATYSRWLKTEVLVIDEISMVDAQLLDLIDMIAREIRENTRPFGGIQLVVSGDFFQLPPVSDEHGTGTGRAKSPQFAFEADCWGRAFPRAYKLTEVFRQTDTGILGITSDGTTNILKGLDRPIKCNDGILPTEIYPHRQTAQWANTYHLAKLDTKEWVNHGLDKYGKDRYGFAVRASEADVMLEKRAPKILALQNIAESSLVNGSIGRVIDFITPEKALEEGHAIAGAAVTISDDDAPMRPSIKTQFKAKTWPLVKFVSSGTVLMPPVDFGLDNGIGGMRASRKQHGRLQLRELDVHAEDSLIVPSQDS, encoded by the exons ATGTTGTATCGTCTGGCCTCGTTGGCAGCCGCGGCTACGGCCGTTGTAGCTGCGCCCGCCTCTATCCATTCCAGAGCTCCCAGTGGCTCCAAAT CTGTGATCATCCAAATGTTCGAATGGAGCTGGGACAGCATCGCGGCGGAGTGTACAAACTTTATTGGACCAGCTGGCTACGGATTTGTTCAG GTGTCTCCCCCAGCCGAGCATATTGCTGGTTCCCAATGGTGGACTGATTATCAACCGGTGTCCTATACGCTGACTTCGAAGCGGGGTAACCGAAGTCAATTCAG AATATGGTCAGCAAATGCAAG CGCGGGGGTCGGAGTAATCGCAGATACCATATTCAACCATATGGCTGGAATCGATGGCGGAACTGGCGTCGCGGGATCCT CTTTCA CTCACTACAACTACCCTGGTATATACCAGACCCAAGACTTCCACCATTGTGGTTTGGAGCCTGGAGATGACATCGTGAACTATAACAACCGTCTTGAAGTACAAACCTGTGAACTGGTCAACTTGGCCGA TCTGGCAACCGACACTGAATCGTACGCGGTCGACTTGCAGCCTACGCTAATGACCTCTTATCCTTGGGGGTGGTCGGGCTTCGGCTCGATGCTGCTAAGCGTGG ATATTCCTTCTGGAGATATTTCCAACATTCTTGGTAGGCTAACCTCAAAGCCTTACATCACCCAAGAG GTCATTTTCGGGAGCGGAGAGCCGATCTTGCCGTCGGAGTATACTGGTAACGGTGATGTGCAGGAGTTCCGGTACACCTCTGCCATTCAGAGTGCATTCCAAAGTGGTGGAATCTCATCCTTGAACGGACTTGAAAGTCGAG GCTGGATCGCTTCGGGCGGCGCCAACGTGTTCGTTGCGAACCATGACACCGAGCGTAACGGTGCATCACTCACCTATAAGTCCGGATCCACCTATACACTCGCCCATGTATTCATGCT AGCCTATCCTTATGGAACGCCCACCGTCCTTTCCTCTTACACGTTTTCCGATAATGACGCTGGAAGTCCTTCTAACGGGGCTGGCTCGTGCTCAGGTTCTGGTGGTGCGAATGGATGGCAATGCCAGCACCGATGGAACGCAATTGCCGGGATGGTCAAATGGCGAAACGGAGTCACCGGTAGCGTCAATAACTGGGTCAGCGGTACAAATCAACAAATCGCCTTTGGTCGAG GCTCGAGCGGATTCGTGGTTATCAACAACGCTGATTCTGCTTGGACCAGAACTTTTACGACACCTCTTGCTGCAAACTCCTACTGTGATGTGATTTCTGGGACAGCTAGTAGCGGAAAGTGCACCGGTGCTTC GTACACGGTTTCGGGAGGAACATTCACTGCCACTGTCCCTGCACGGTCTGCTATAGCCCTCTTTACTGGTGCGATCGGGACTGGTTcaggtggaggaggtggaggcggaGGATCGGGCACGGTTAACTTCCGCGTATACGCAGAAACCACGCTCGGTGAT AACATATTCTTAGTTGGAAGTATTTCACAACTTG ATCGCAATGTCTTCGGCTTCGTACCCTACATGGGCCGCAGCGTGACCATCCCAGCAGGCACCGCGTTCTCCTACAAGTATATTCGCAAGACTGCGAGCGGATCT GTGGTTTGGGAATCGGATCCTAACCGCAGTGCCACTGCTCCTTCGTCTG TACCACCTAGTGCCGGCATCGAGAAATGGAACCACGGCTATCCACGTGATCTTTGTATTGCCACTTTGCCACTTAGTAAACCCCCAAGAGGTTTCGTCGTGGATACCACTCAGACCATCGCTCAAGATCCCCCCGATCTTGT CGAGCAATCATTCATACTGGAAAGGATCATCAAAGATAAATCAAGTCTATTTTTCACTGGTTCTGCTG GAACCGGCAAGTCTGTGCTTTTAAGAGAAGTTATTCGGCAATTCCGAGAGACCGCCAGGGACCCAGCAGGTATTCAGGTCACAGCCAGTACGGGAGTTGCTGCACTGAATATTGGGGGTACTACACTTCATAGCTTTGCAG GAATCAGACCTGGCTATGGCCAATTACCGATTCGAGATCTGTTGGCAAAAATAAAATTCGCTAGAGCGACCTATAGTCGCTGGTTGAAAACAGAAGTGCTTGTCATTGACGAAA TATCGATGGTGGATGCACAACTGCTGGATCTTATTGACATGATAGCCCGCGAAATTCGTGAGAATACAAGGCCGTTCGGAGGTATTCAA CTCGTAGTATCTGGCGACTTTTTTCAACTACCCCCAGTATCAGATGAACATGGTACTGGCACAGGCCGCGCTAAGAGCCCTCAGTTCGCGTTTGAGGCAGACTGCTGGGGCAGGGCATTTCCTCGAGCGTATAAGCTCACAGAGGTGTTTCGGCAAACGGACACAGGCAT ACTTGGCATCACAAGCGATGGCACTACCAACATTCTAAAAGGACTTGATCGCCCGATTAAATGCAACGATGGAATCCTCCCAACGGAGATTTACCCCCACAGGCAGACTGCTCAATGGGCAAATACATACCATCTTGCCAAGCTTGACACAAAGGAATGGGTCAATCACGGTCTGGACAAATACGGAAAGGATAGATACGGGTTTGCTGTGCGAGCTTCTGAAGCAGACGTCATGTTGGAAAAACGGGCACCCAAAATTCTGGCACTCCAA AACATAGCAGAATCCAGTCTTGTGAATGGGTCCATAGGTCGCGTCATTGACTTTATCACACCAGAGAAGGCTCTAGAAGAAGGGCACGCAATTGCGGGCGCCGCTGTGACGATTTCAGACGATGATGCACCAATGAGACCCTCTATCAAAACACAGTTCAAAGCAAAGACCTGGCCGCTTGTCAAGTTTGTGAGCTCAGGTACTGTTTTGATGCCTCCGGTGGATTTTGGGCTGGACAATGGAATTGGGGGCATGAGGGCTTCTAGAAAACAG CATGGGCGCTTACAGTTAAGAGAGTTAGATGTGCACGCAGAAGACTCACTGATTGTGCCTTCTCAAGATTCATAG
- a CDS encoding endoribonuclease L-PSP protein codes for MSNLQYFVDPAGEQKRRDFHYSQAVILGDIVKCSGQGAWGADNIIPTTDDKRQIDLAFESVDRVLRAVGLRGWEDVYMVRSYHLDLPGTVEYFAEKMKQRIPGHCPLWTCVGVTVLGDPAMRVEIEVEAYKGKN; via the coding sequence ATGTCCAACTTGCAGTACTTTGTCGATCCAGCAGGCGAACAAAAGCGCCGAGACTTCCACTACTCACAGGCCGTCATCCTCGGCGATATCGTAAAATGCTCAGGCCAAGGTGCTTGGGGCGCAGACAACATCATTCCCACCACCGACGATAAACGCCAAATCGACCTCGCTTTCGAGAGCGTGGATCGAGTCTTGCGGGCTGTCGGACTACGTGGATGGGAGGATGTTTATATGGTACGGTCGTATCATCTCGATTTACCGGGAACAGTCGAGTACTTTGCGGAGAAGATGAAGCAGAGGATACCCGGACACTGTCCACTCTGGACGTGTGTCGGAGTTACGGTGCTTGGTGATCCTGCAATGAGAGTGGAGATCGAAGTAGAGGCGTACAAGGGAAAGAATTGA
- a CDS encoding alpha-amylase — MFEWSWDSIAAECTDFIGPAGYGFVQVSPPSEHIEGPSGGLITNQSRTHSPLSEETESSSGKWSIHAKAGVGVIVDTIFNHMSAMENGTGVAGSPFTHYNYPGIYQPQNFHNCGLNPGNDIADYTNRADVQNCELLNLAEYEATETEYVRSRLATYANDLLSLGVVGFRVDAAKHIPAADIANILGRLKSKPYITQEVIFGAGEPILPSEYAGNGDVQEFRYTSALQNAFYVSGISSLTDLDNRGWMASDGANVFVSNHDTERNGASLSYKSGILYTLAHVFMLAHPYGTPTVLSSYTFSDEAAGSPLNGVGTCSGSEGANGWRCQHRWTAIAGMVKWRNGVTGSINNWVSGTSQQVAFGRGSTGFVVINNADVAWTNTFKTPLADNSYCDMITGATGRKKSCTGASHIVSGGTFTATVPPRSAIALFTGAIGTGSRREGKSGLATVSFTVSIQAASDESVFVVGNIQQLGDWAPSKSIAMSSSSLPTWGVNITIPTDTEFSYKYIRKTSNESVIWESDPNRSAVAPSSGTLTLNDVWR, encoded by the exons ATGTTCGAATGGTCATGGGACAGTATTGCTGCAGAGTGCACCGATTTTATTGGACCCGCTGGATATGGGTTTGTTCAG GTTTCTCCTCCGTCAGAACACATCGAAGGGCCCAGTGGTGGACTGATTACCAACCAGTCTCGTACACACTCACCTCTAAGCGAGGAAACCGAAAGCAGTTCCGG aaaatggtcAATACATGCAAA AGCTGGGGTCGGGGTTATCGTCGACACGATATTCAACCATATGTCAGCTATGGAGAATGGAACAGGAGTCGCTGGATCAC CCTTTA CGCATTACAACTATCCGGGGATCTACCAGCCTCAGAATTTCCATAATTGCGGATTGAACCCTGGAAACGATATTGCCGACTATACGAACCGCGCAGATGTTCAGAACTGTGAACTGCTCAATCTGGCTGAGTATGAGG CTACCGAGACGGAATATGTTCGTAGTCGGCTTGCAACTTATGCCAACGATCTATTGTCATTGGGAGTGGTTGGGTTTCGTGTTGATGCTGCAAAGC ATATCCCCGCCGCCGATATAGCCAACATTTTGGGCCGGCTCAAATCGAAGCCTTACATCACTCAAGAG GTTATTTTCGGAGCCGGTGAACCGATCTTGCCATCCGAATATGCAGGGAATGGGGATGTACAGGAATTTCGGTATACTTCAGCGCTCCAAAACGCGTTCTACGTCAGTGGCATTTCATCACTCACCGACTTGGATAATCGAG GTTGGATGGCATCCGATGGCGCCAATGTATTTGTTTCCAACCATGACACCGAACGAAACGGGGCATCGCTGAGCTACAAATCCGGAATATTGTACACACTTGCCCATGTGTTCATGCT TGCTCATCCGTACGGAACACCTACCGTTCTATCCTCGTACACATTTTCCGATGAAGCTGCGGGTAGTCCTCTGAACGGTGTTGGGACATGCTCCGGTTCCGAGGGTGCTAACGGGTGGCGGTGTCAACATCGGTGGACCGCAATCGCAGGGATGGTCAAATGGCGAAACGGCGTAACTGGAAGTATAAACAATTGGGTTAGCGGCACTAGTCAGCAGGTTGCATTTGGTCGGG GTTCGACCGGGTTCGTGGTTATCAACAATGCTGACGTTGCCTGGACGAACACTTTCAAGACGCCCTTGGCCGATAATTCGTACTGCGATATGATTACTGGTgcgactgggaggaagaaatCATGTACGGGTGCATC ACACATTGTCTCAGGTGGAACGTTCACCGCCACGGTTCCTCCACGATCCGCAATTGCACTATTCACTGGGGCAATCGGGACTGGATCTAGACGTGAAGGTAAAAGTGGACTTGCGACAGTGTCCTTCACAGTATCTATACAGGCGGCCTCCGACGAG AGCGTATTCGTAGTTGGAAATATTCAGCAGCTTGGAGACTGGGCACCCTCTAAATCG ATCGCGATGTCTTCATCATCACTTCCCACGTGGGGTGTCAATATAACTATCCCAACCGACACAGAGTTCTCTTACAAGTACATTCGCAAAACTTCTAATGAATCG GTAATATGGGAATCGGACCCCAATCGAAGCGCTGTTGCTCCCTCGTCCGGAACTTTGACATTAAATGACGTATGGCGGTAA